In one window of Myotis daubentonii chromosome 13, mMyoDau2.1, whole genome shotgun sequence DNA:
- the LOC132215007 gene encoding cytochrome P450 26A1, which produces MGLPALLASALCTFVLPLLLFLAAIKLWDLYCVSSRDRSCALPLPPGTMGFPFFGETLQMVLQRRKFLQMKRRKYGFIYKTHLFGRPTVRVMGADNVRRILLGEHRLVSVHWPASVRTILGSGCLSNLHDSSHKQRKKVIMQAFSREALQCYVPVIAEEVGNCLEQWLSCGERGLLVYPQVKRLMFRIAMRILLGCESRLASGGDAEQQLVEAFEEMTRNLFSLPIDVPFSGLYRGMKARNLIHARIEENIRAKICGLRAAEAGAGYKDALQLLIEHSWERGERLDMQALKQSSTELLFGGHETTASAATSLITYLGLYPHVLQKVREELKSKDLLCKSNQDNKLDIETLEQLKYIGCVIKETLRLNPPVPGGFRVALKTFELNGYQIPKGWNVIYSICDTHDVADIFTNKEEFNPDRFMLPHPEDASRFSFIPFGGGLRSCVGKEFAKILLKIFIVELARHCDWRLLNGPPTMKTCPTVYPVDNLPARFTRFQGEI; this is translated from the exons ATGGGGCTCCCGGCGCTGCTGGCCAGTGCTCTCTGCACCTTcgtgctgccgctgctgctcttCCTGGCGGCGATCAAGCTCTGGGACCTGTACTGCGTGAGCAGCCGCGACCGCAGCTGCGCCCTCCCTTTGCCCCCCGGAACCATGGGCTTTCCCTTCTTTGGGGAAACATTGCAGATGGTGCTACAG CGAAGGAAGTTCCTGCAGATGAAGCGCAGGAAATACGGCTTCATCTACAAGACGCATCTGTTTGGGCGGCCCACGGTGCGGGTGATGGGTGCCGACAACGTGCGGCGCATCTTGCTCGGGGAGCACCGGCTGGTGTCGGTCCACTGGCCCGCGTCGGTGCGCACCATCCTGGGCTCCGGCTGCCTTTCCAACCTGCACGACTCCTCGCACAAGCAGCGCAAGAAG GTAATTATGCAGGCCTTCAGTCGGGAGGCGCTCCAGTGCTACGTGCCGGTGATCGCCGAAGAAGTGGGCAACTGCTTGGAGCAATGGCTGAGCTGCGGCGAGCGGGGCCTCCTGGTCTACCCCCAGGTGAAGCGCCTAATGTTCCGCATCGCCATGCGCATTCTGCTGGGCTGCGAGTCCCGACTGGCCAGCGGCGGGGACGCCGAGCAGCAGCTCGTGGAGGCCTTCGAGGAAATGACCCGCAATCTCTTCTCGTTGCCCATCGACGTGCCCTTCAGCGGGCTGTACCGG GGCATGAAGGCGCGGAACCTCATCCACGCGCGCATCGAGGAGAACATTCGCGCCAAGATCTGCGGGCTGCGGGCGGCCGAGGCTGGCGCAGGCTACAAAGATGCGCTGCAGCTGTTGATCGAGCACTCGTGGGAGCGGGGAGAGAGGCTGGACATGCAG GCACTAAAGCAGTCTTCCACCGAACTGCTCTTTGGAGGACACGAAACCACCGCCAGTGCAGCCACTTCTCTGATCACTTACCTGGGGCTCTACCCTCATGTTCTCCAGAAAGTGCGAGAGGAACTGAAGAGTAAg GATTTACTTTGCAAGAGCAATCAAGACAACAAGTTGGACATAGAAACTTTGGAACAGCTTAAATACATTGGGTGTGTTATTAAAGAGACCCTTCGACTGAATCCCCCAGTTCCAGGGGGGTTTCGGGTTGCCCTTAAGACTTTTGAATTAAAT GGATACCAGATTCCCAAGGGCTGGAATGTTATCTACAGTATCTGTGATACGCACGATGTGGCAGACATCTTCACCAACAAGGAGGAATTTAATCCTGACCGATTTATGCTGCCACACCCTGAGGATGCATCCAGGTTTAGCTTCATTCCATTCGGAGGAGGCCTTAGGAGCTGTGTAGGGAAGGAGTTTGCAAAAATTCTTCTCAAAATATTTATAGTGGAGCTGGCCAGGCATTGTGACTGGAGGCTTCTCAACGGACCTCCTACAATGAAAACCTGTCCCACCGTGTACCCTGTGGACAATCTCCCTGCAAGGTTCACCCGTTTCCAGGGGGAAATCTGA